The Lolium perenne isolate Kyuss_39 chromosome 6, Kyuss_2.0, whole genome shotgun sequence genome segment CCTAAATTTCCTTCAGAAAACAGGAAGGGAGCATGATTTCTTTCAGCTGTATGCGTTGCAAAAATGAGTAATGGAAGGATTGGTACCAAGTACCAACCCATTTATAAAGAAATAATCAGGAAGGGTAAGCACAGCTATACCTGAAGCAACGGAAATAGCTGTGCAGCAAATGAGATAAGCCCACCAGGCGTCATTGTCATTTGCCTTCACGATGAATACTAATTTAGTAGGTGAGATTTCAATACAACGAAATGATACTTCAAAGGAAGAATTATAATCCTTACTTCAATaagtttcccagaataatgacaccAAAAAGATTGAGTCCTCCCAGACCAGCAACCATTGCCCTCTCTGATGCATTTGCTTTACTGTAAAATAACCAGGTTGCATATGAAGACAAACAGCAAGGACAAAGGACATAATTCAGATTTCAAGATAGCAAATTTAGAGCTGATGACGAATACCCTCTAATGCATCAAACAGAAACACAAAAAATATTTATCCCTGGACTCGGGACTCCACTGCAGCTCATTGTGTAATGTGAGGCATATCATTCCAAGGAAAACTTTGCAATCCAAATATGCTAGTTATACAAGTTTAGGGTGAAATAGCAACTACAGAGTAGAAGTAATTTGAAGGATAAAGCTTCAAATGAATAAAATTGAATACCAACCTGAATTCCCATGGTTTCTCTTCCATAAATCTTTCGATGCTACTGAACATTGTAGACCATTTTGTGCCAACATATTCTCTGCTCACACCTCCTTTCGATGAAGCAGTAAGTTGCAGCGATGGGAATCTATAAAGAATATTTCCCTACAGACAAAAAAAAGATTAGTTTAAAACATATTTGGATTTCAAAGTTGATCAATTCAAGCAAGTTGTGTTTAAGTTCACAGGCAGTTATGTCGAGCatgtcatgttcagcaatgaggttGAAAGTGTCAGAATTGAGAAGAGCGATATAGGGCCATGTGATTAATGGTTGTTCTCTAAGTGCAATATACAGGGAAAATGTAGACCTGCTCATCAACTTCTGGATGTCCCTGGAAGCGTAAAAGAACTGGAAGAATAAACGATTCATCATCCTGCACCCAAAGGTAGAACGGGTATGATGAGACTGAACTCAATCCCTAATTTATTTGGAAATTTTGTTACACTAGCATTATCTTGATAATCAACTACTCACTATTGCTACAAATGTAGGTCCTTTTAGAATCTGTACCAGACAAACATTTCTAGGTTTCAACATCTAAAATGAAAGGATTACTAGCATCCAAAACATCAATATTATTCTTATATGTGCCAACATATTTGCACAGAAATTGCTTGCTCATGTGTCACCTTGAAGACTGTCAAtgacataaaagacatgcacTCCCTCCGATCCCTTTTAATCGACTCCGATTAAGTATAACTTTCTACTAAATCCAAGTCAATTAAAAGGGATTGGAGGGAGTACTATAAATCAGAGTAGTGGGTAGTTAAACTTGATATATTTACTATTCAAAGGACAAGTGAAAAACTAAATCAGATCTAACAGAAACAAATAATACTTAATAGCACTCTGGAACAGAAGTTATATGCCTTAGACTGCTCTGAAGGTGCTGATACATCAAGATATGGTGCCAGTTCTTCTGCCGTAACAACTCCACCATTTGATGATATATACTGTCCAATCTGTGAATTTATCCAAGGATACACATGAAATTTGCTACAGAAAAGTAGCAAAAAAATAGCTGGGTCATGATAAGGTCAAACAGAAGCAGCTATGTGCTCTACGAGAAATCCTTTACCATCTTCCACCTTGTATCTTCAAGCCCCTCATTAGGATTGCCATCCCCAAATACAAATGAAAACACCTGCACAGCATTGATTTAGACAATATACAGTTTCAACGCACCTACGCCTACCAGCATTACCCAGTAAAATGAGCAATCAAGCCAAACCCTATTAATTTACCGATTCTATAAAGTTCATCCCGTTCTCTTTTTCGACCCGCCGCCTCCTAGAGGAACCTGCATCCAAGTACCTGTGGAGGACACAGGAGACTGCATTGAAAATGATGTCCACACAATTGATTTATGTTGTCACGGAAAGTTATAATTTCATCAAATCCCCAACTCGACTTACCAAAATAGATCTGTTGGGAGGAACATGGTAGATCCATAGGATCTGCGGCGTCTGCCACGATTATCTTCATCACTGCTATTAGAAGAGGAAGTGGTATCACTGGATGGGAAACGGAGGATAAATGACTAAACTGCTAAAGTTcccaaaaaaacaaaataaaacagtaATAATTGAATCTTTGAAACTGGGTAGAATGGCATCTACTGACTAATAATAGGTATCGTATTTTTTCAACGGAAGGGATGAGGGATCACTTTGTTGTAGACAAAGAGAGTGAAGCCCTACCAATCTACAGTGGCCACATAGATTAAGTCATTTAACGGTTTCGATATGGAGTGATTTACAGAAAATCAGTTGCAGCGATTTGAATGCTAGACAAAGAAGACAACAGTGTGCCTGAATCGCTTTAGAAGGTAGATAATCAGTTGCACACCTAAGTCGGTCTTGCAATAGCATACATACCTGGAGCTGGAGAGGATGGCAATGATGGTAGTGTACACAATCACAATGGAGGCAACTAGTGCGGTCCCAAAAGACACCCGCACCACATAGGCACCCACTTCCTGCAGAGAAGCAAAACATGACCGGAAATCATCAGCACCGGCTTCACATGAATGAATTGAGAAAGTCGGTTGCACCTTAGCTTTGTCGACGAGTGGCTCGACTCGCATTCTGAATgacttgccggcgagcttggccctGTAGTCCTTGGGGAAGACGTAGAGCACCTCTCCTTCCCCCGAAACCTAGGAGGATTTCACACTCGGATCATCGCGGGCCACAAATTGAAGCGGGTAAGTGGGGGGTGGTATGAGAGAGAGGAGCACGCACCTCGAGGAAGCCGCCGGTGTCCGCCGCGAGAGCCTGGAGCGCGCGCTCGGCCTGGTCGAGCTGCAGGCCGGCGCGGGAGGAGACGTCCCCGATGGTGACGCGGCCGCCGAAGTGGTCGAGGGCGTCCATGGCGCGGTCGCGCACGTCGGGCGGGAGGCGGTCCGTCTCCACGGCGCCGCCGGGGCGCGCGAGGCTCGGCGCGTCGACGGTGCCTGCTCGCGCCCTCACGGAGGGGCGCCATGGTGAAGGGAGGCGGGGGTGGGCGACGCGGAGGTTGTGGGGCGGCAGAGGCGGGGATAGAAGGAATGGGGCGTGGCGAGGGGGCCTGCGGTGGGCATGGGGAGGCGGgcagaggcggaggcggaggtggaggtggagggatagggcggcggcggcggccatggatggCGTGGCTGGggtttaggaggaggaggaggtggtggtgcgcATCCTGCAGGGGAAGGGAGGAGTGGCTGTGGAAGGAAGCGAGGAAGAGGAATCGGTGATGGTGTGTGCTGCTGGTGGCCACCAGATCGGATTTCGGCGCCGCGCCAGGGTTCGACTTCGACCGGGGTTGCTGGGTGAACTCTGACTTGGTTCGTCGTTTtcaaagaagaagaacacaacttTTTTGCGACCGTTCGCCCTGGTAGACAAGGGAACGAATGGTAGCCTCAACTACACCTGGGCATTTCTCGGGCCGGGCCAGGTTTCGGGCCGGGCCCGAAAATGCCAGAACTGAAATTCCCAGGCCCGAGCCTGGCCCGGCCCGACATTCGGGCTTACAAATTAGGCCTGAACCCGGTCCGAACTGCCAAAAGCCCGATCCAGCCCAGCAAGCCCGGTCCGAACTAGGCTTAAACTGTGTTTTATGCAAGCCCGAGCCCGGCTCGACCCGACGTTCGGGCTCGAAAATCAGGCCCGAACCCGGCTCGATGTGCTAGCCCGACCCGGCCCGGCCCGGGATTTTCGGGCCGGGTCGGGTCGAGCcgtccgggccgggctgcccatgcccagctgTAGCCTCAACTAGTCGActgccttagagcatctccatcggCGGTCCCCAAATAGACGCTGGCCGGCATGAGCGCCGGCACTGCGGTATGGGGGACGTCGGCAGAGCATTctctatttggggatgctgctcccacaccggcgtccCCAAACCGGCCGCCCCGATAGATTTAGAaagttaaatttaaattttaaaaacgaTGTTCATATGAAGTTCGAACGAAATTTATATAAATTTAACGCGAATTTAAACTTAAAAAACTAGAAAAAAAACATCTAGAGGCGCTGGGAGTCGAAGGCGTTGAAGTCCAGGTcgttgtcgtcgtcgtcgttggaTGCCCCGAAGGACCAGATGTCATCCtcgtcggcctcctcctcgtcggccttctcctcctttggcGCTGGCAGCTCCGATGGTCCGGCGAGGTCGACGAAGATGGCGCCGTGGTCCCTGGCGGACCACACCGCCGCCTGCCGCGGGTCCAGCGTGATATGTCGGTAGTCCTCGTCGACGGAGCGGCCGACCATGAACTTTAGGCCGGGGAATTTCTCCTCGTTGTCGTCACCACGGAGGGCCGCCTCTgcctccttctcccaccatttcttcttcgccggcggaagtggtggcgaggccgcggcgtcctcctccttgacgcgggggcggcggctgatgacctactagtataggggatcgcaacagttttcgagggaagtaaaactcaaatttattgattcgacgcaacgggagccaaagaatatttataagctttaacagatgagttgtcaattcacctgcacctgaaaatagacatgctcgcaacagtttatcagtagtaacaattttatagcagtggtagtagtgaagtaacaaTACTAGCGAAATAAAAAACAgcagtagcgatgattgcagtatacagcaggattaaaatactgtaggcacggggatggatgaacggacgttgcatgaatgagagagtccatataatagcaagaaataggcattgcaagtaataatgatataagcatcctagcataatataaccataggcgtgtgttcttatttagtcgtgcgtgctcacaatgagaaacttgcacgacatcttttatCCTACCAGCCTGTTGCAacggggcctctagggaaactactggtaattaagatactccttttaatagtgtaccggagcaaagcattaacactctgtgaacacacgtgatcctcacatcatagcaatcccctccggttatcccaattatcatcactttggggcctcgggtttcggacaacaatatgtgtatacaacttgcagatatgatcaaaaacaataattattctcatgaatcaataacatgttcagatctgagatcatggcactcgggcccaaagtgacaagcattaagcacaacaagttgcaacaatgtcaaaaatattaacaacggatactaggcactatgcccataacaatcttatagctattacatgaccaatctcatccaatccctaccatcccctacagcctacagcgggtaattactcacacatggatgggggcatcatggatggttgatggagaggcatcggtgatggcgatggcgatgatctcctacaAATctctgtcccggcagggtgccagaacggagtttctggtccccggatTGAGGTTTCTGGTGGTGGCGGAGCAGCagaactctttctggaaaaacgtcgaACCCCCCTCGATTTTCAGGTCAGGAGGCTTATATAGTGCGAAGGAGAGGTCGAAGAGGTTGCTGAGGCGGTcagaccaccccttggcgcggccaaggcctggcccgcgccaagggcaggcgtgggcccctcgtggcccccctccatcTCATCTTCTAGCTGCGGGAGTCTTCAGGTGAAATATGGGCTTTTCTATATTTTTcgggaattttcctgaaagttagatttatgcacaaaaatgagacatcagagcaattctgctgaaacggcgttagtccgcgttagttgtattcaaaacacacaagatagagggcaaacaacaacaaaagtgctcgggaaagtagatacgttttggacatatcaactcccccccaagcttagcttattgcttttcCTCAATCAATTCagtgacaactgagtgcgataaaagaaactttcatgaacatatttgcttcatatgatgtatatattctcactaCATGATCAAATGctcaggcaattcataataagaagcACGCAACTAAGGATACTCAATAGTTATGCAAGTCGTGAAAGGATACCAACACAATAATAAGCAACATGAAACATAAGTATTTGCAGGATTGGAATATTCATAATATGATATGATAAAGTGATATCTCGCTTGCCCTATTTTTGGAGCAAAACATAAATTTCGAGAcacctctgaagttcaagagaagactagaagtaaaaaatatcgaaagattcaagcatcacagttataccacagtcaatcttaTTCCGGGACAAACACATTAAACTAAGAATGACAGCTATGCTTTCAAGAAAATGCTCGAAGaatggatggtgactcaacataaaagtataagattggccctgcgcagagggaagtAAGATTGCTCatttgctagagcttttcattttgaatgcAATACGAGTATTGAAAATATATATTTTGAGACGTGCAACTCATGTCAACGCTAGTGATAAATAATATGGCCCAttcataaaacttcctataagttgcttgcctcatgcataatatactaatagtcctcacaccttgtcctaattagattggatttacatggattcatacatatgtttcaaccaagtgtcacaatgggtacctgcttgcctcctgtacaaaggtcttaggagatgaatctcatttgatttctcaattttgataaatctcaactttttgtacatccataccgggaaaacaagaacaacagatatttggacttttgtccagctgaaacttccaccatgtgaacatggctttatttggcggcccaatgttcctctctaacaatatgcatactccaatctttgcaactcatggtaaatctatcttacttcaaacaagatgagcatgTGATGAGGACataccatctattgatacaaccggtgTATCTACAGCCACAcagatacaaggaccaatcactcgagctcgtgccaaacaacttaactatcaggtatttTCGTTTCtcagaactattcctcacatacatgagaatatgatgctgactAGATCAGATGTGTTTGTAACTCTTAGGAataatggacctagcatggacaaGAGGGAAAAGCTTTGGAGCATGatcgtgcatggagatggcagcaagcatatgaggattgaagaggacgccgcaagtggagatttcataaCTTTGAAGCCCCCATAATAAgatatgaagacatggacgaaatatagagcttCCGCTTCATAATATCGTCCATATAGTTACATGGTGCTGCGTCATTTTTAAGTTTGGGCTAGTCCCATACaactttcgcaggaattaagtcagcccctattagagtctgtattgaagggggaaatgccttctagggtttggttcgtccACCATATGCATGGCTGGTCGAAacaccaccttttcctcctttaaatacccccatagtcgtcacgtttagactcggattgattagattaaaagttatccattgctgcaactctcgtgcaaTTCTTTTGAGGTCAACGtctagaacaagaccgactattcagaatcccaccttttcaataaagctttcatctttcatctgCAATATTCTGCTTGAACTTAAACACAACTTGCTTGAATTGATCTTCTACAATATTTTGATAAATTCCGCCTGACCTGAAAACCGAGGGGGGTTCGACGTTTTTCCTGAAAGAGTTCTgttgctccgccgccaccacaaaccccaatccggggaccagaaactccgttctggcaccctgccgggacggggatttggaggagatcatccCCTACATCAAAATAACTGCCTCTGAACTTAAACACAACTTTCTTGAATTGATCAAAATAACTGCCTGTGAACTTAAACACAACTTGCTTGAATTGATCAACTTTGAAATCTCAAATATGTTTTAAAATAATCTGTTTTTGTCTATAGGGAAATATTCGTTATAGATTCCCATCGCTGCAACTTACTGCTTCATCGAAAGGAGTTGTGAGCAAagaatatgttggtacaaaatggTCTGCAATGTTCAGTAGCATTGAAAGATTTATGGAAGAGAAACCATGGGAATTCATGTTGGTATTCAATTTTAGTCATTTGAAGCTTTATCCTTCAAATTACTTCTACTCTGTAGTTTCTATTTCACCCTACACTTGTAAAACTAGCATATTTGAATGGCAAAGTTTTCCTTGGAATGATATGCCTCACATTACAAAATGAGCTGCAGTGGAGTCCAGAGTCCAGGGATAAATATTTTTTGTGTTTCTGTTTGATGCATTAGACGGTATTCGTCATCAGCTCTAAATTTGCTATCTTGAAATCTGAATTATGTCTTTTGTCCTTGCCGTTTGTCTTCATATGCAACCTGGTTATTTTATAGTAAAGCAAATGTATCAGAGAGGGCAATGGTTGCTGGTCTGGGAGGACTCAATATTTTT includes the following:
- the LOC127334612 gene encoding uncharacterized protein At5g03900, chloroplastic isoform X4, with the translated sequence MAAAAALSLHLHLRLRLCPPPHAHRRPPRHAPFLLSPPLPPHNLRVAHPRLPSPWRPSVRARAGTVDAPSLARPGGAVETDRLPPDVRDRAMDALDHFGGRVTIGDVSSRAGLQLDQAERALQALAADTGGFLEVSGEGEVLYVFPKDYRAKLAGKSFRMRVEPLVDKAKEVGAYVVRVSFGTALVASIVIVYTTIIAILSSSSDTTSSSNSSDEDNRGRRRRSYGSTMFLPTDLFWYLDAGSSRRRRVEKENGMNFIESVFSFVFGDGNPNEGLEDTRWKMIGQYISSNGGVVTAEELAPYLDVSAPSEQSKGNILYRFPSLQLTASSKGGVSREYVGTKWSTMFSSIERFMEEKPWEFSKANASERAMVAGLGGLNLFGVIILGNLLKQMTMTPGGLISFAAQLFPLLQIYAGSFFAIPLFRWLLLRKTNNDIARRNKAREERAQELVSPEPSLRRKLLSARDMAQRKVITPDEIVYTTEKDLLDQEYEVKEWERRFKKIESD
- the LOC127334612 gene encoding uncharacterized protein At5g03900, chloroplastic isoform X1 → MAAAAALSLHLHLRLRLCPPPHAHRRPPRHAPFLLSPPLPPHNLRVAHPRLPSPWRPSVRARAGTVDAPSLARPGGAVETDRLPPDVRDRAMDALDHFGGRVTIGDVSSRAGLQLDQAERALQALAADTGGFLEVSGEGEVLYVFPKDYRAKLAGKSFRMRVEPLVDKAKEVGAYVVRVSFGTALVASIVIVYTTIIAILSSSSDTTSSSNSSDEDNRGRRRRSYGSTMFLPTDLFWYLDAGSSRRRRVEKENGMNFIESVFSFVFGDGNPNEGLEDTRWKMIGQYISSNGGVVTAEELAPYLDVSAPSEQSKDDESFILPVLLRFQGHPEVDEQGNILYRFPSLQLTASSKGGVSREYVGTKWSTMFSSIERFMEEKPWEFSKANASERAMVAGLGGLNLFGVIILGNLLKQMTMTPGGLISFAAQLFPLLQIYAGSFFAIPLFRWLLLRKTNNDIARRNKAREERAQELVSPEPSLRRKLLSARDMAQRKVITPDEIVYTTEKDLLDQEYEVKEWERRFKKIESD
- the LOC127334612 gene encoding uncharacterized protein At5g03900, chloroplastic isoform X3 — translated: MAAAAALSLHLHLRLRLCPPPHAHRRPPRHAPFLLSPPLPPHNLRVAHPRLPSPWRPSVRARAGTVDAPSLARPGGAVETDRLPPDVRDRAMDALDHFGGRVTIGDVSSRAGLQLDQAERALQALAADTGGFLEVSGEGEVLYVFPKDYRAKLAGKSFRMRVEPLVDKAKEVGAYVVRVSFGTALVASIVIVYTTIIAILSSSSDEDNRGRRRRSYGSTMFLPTDLFWYLDAGSSRRRRVEKENGMNFIESVFSFVFGDGNPNEGLEDTRWKMIGQYISSNGGVVTAEELAPYLDVSAPSEQSKDDESFILPVLLRFQGHPEVDEQGNILYRFPSLQLTASSKGGVSREYVGTKWSTMFSSIERFMEEKPWEFSKANASERAMVAGLGGLNLFGVIILGNLLKQMTMTPGGLISFAAQLFPLLQIYAGSFFAIPLFRWLLLRKTNNDIARRNKAREERAQELVSPEPSLRRKLLSARDMAQRKVITPDEIVYTTEKDLLDQEYEVKEWERRFKKIESD
- the LOC127334612 gene encoding uncharacterized protein At5g03900, chloroplastic isoform X2, translated to MAAAAALSLHLHLRLRLCPPPHAHRRPPRHAPFLLSPPLPPHNLRVAHPRLPSPWRPSVRARAGTVDAPSLARPGGAVETDRLPPDVRDRAMDALDHFGGRVTIGDVSSRAGLQLDQAERALQALAADTGGFLEVSGEGEVLYVFPKDYRAKLAGKSFRMRVEPLVDKAKEVGAYVVRVSFGTALVASIVIVYTTIIAILSSSSSDEDNRGRRRRSYGSTMFLPTDLFWYLDAGSSRRRRVEKENGMNFIESVFSFVFGDGNPNEGLEDTRWKMIGQYISSNGGVVTAEELAPYLDVSAPSEQSKDDESFILPVLLRFQGHPEVDEQGNILYRFPSLQLTASSKGGVSREYVGTKWSTMFSSIERFMEEKPWEFSKANASERAMVAGLGGLNLFGVIILGNLLKQMTMTPGGLISFAAQLFPLLQIYAGSFFAIPLFRWLLLRKTNNDIARRNKAREERAQELVSPEPSLRRKLLSARDMAQRKVITPDEIVYTTEKDLLDQEYEVKEWERRFKKIESD